Part of the Verrucomicrobiota bacterium genome, GGCGGGAGCCGTGGGCTGCGAGCACAAGGACGGCGGGTTTTACCGCCAGCGACAACCCAAGACGGCCCCGTTCTATCTACAAGACCGAACATAACCGGCTCGGACGCTTTCCCGAAGCCGCCAGCGAGGATTTGTTAGCCGGGCCCAAGCGCAATTTTCAGGTGTGGATCCGTTGCTCTGTCCCAAGTGCGGCGGAACGATGAAGATCATCCGCTTCATCGAGCGACGGGAGCGCGATGTGATCGAGAAAATTCTCCGGCATTGCGGGCTGTGGGAAGAGGACGAGGCCCGGGCGCCGCCGGGCGAGCAGGCGGTTGCGCGCTGAGATTCTGAGATTCAAAAAGGAGGTCGAAATGGGGTGCCCGCTTGAGGGTGAGGTAATCGTGACGGGCGGCTTGACGCAGGCGCGCTGTCCGTGCGAGGCCAAAATTCCACAGCGGACGGCGCCTTCGTGAAGATTCTGGCCTGGAACGGACGCGGAGACCGTCCCAGGCCAGAATCCTTCCGACCAGAATCGGACCAGAACGTTGAGCCGGGACGCGCTTTGGGACTGCACTTTCTCTCGACAAAAGCCTCCGGATGGCTATGCTCGCGACCGTGGCAACAGAGCGCGTGCCTTTCAAGCCGAGTTCATCAGGAGGCTTCACGTTGATTGAACTGCTCGTGGTCATCGCTATTATCGCGATCCTGGCCGGGATGTTGTTGCCAGCCTTGAACAAGGCCAAATACAAAGGCTCGCGCACCGCGTGCGTGAATAACATCCGCCAGCAATACTTGAGTCAGATCATGTACGCGGATGACTTCGGCGGTAAGTTCCCCTTCCACGAAGATCCCAGCCCGGATTACCACCGTTCACCCACCACGGCGAATCAAAGCATCGTCACCACGATGCGCGGCACTTACCTCAAGGACACACAAATGCTGATTTGTCCGATCACACGGAAGTCCTTTGGCCGGACCTGGCTCAATTACGAGAGCATGGCCAACTTCGCTGACAAGAACACGCGCGACTACGGCGGCTGGGACACGTCGGCGTCCTTCGTTTACACGCCGTACATGTGGCTGGCGAACTACACGGCGCGCCCCGCGATGAAGTTCGTCAACGCGGAAGGCAAGGAAAGCCCGAACCCGGACGACAACGAACCCGCCTGGCCCAAGAACACCGCCGAGTGCGACGCGCGCCGGGCCTTCGTCACTCATCGCGTCAGCGACACGCCCGGAGCCGCGCTGTGGGACGTGGGGCATCTCGGACGTTTCGGCGCGGGCACGCAGAGCAAACCGCTCTGGCAATGGGCCGTCACTCCGGATCAACCCGTCGGCCAAGCCGATGGCAGCGTCATCGTGCGCCCCAAAGCCCAAATCAAGCCGCGCGTCAAAGGCGGAGCGAGTCCTGATACGATTTACTATTACTGATGTCTTCCTATCCCCTCAGTTAACGACGGTGGGGCGACGCTCCTGCGGAGCCTTTCTTCGATGGCATTGGCTTGGCGGGAGCCTCGCCCCACCGTGGCTGACTGTCGAGCGTTCAAGGCGTTCAGGATTGTTTCGAGCGTCCAATCGCTTAACCTTCCCGCGTTGACCCGTGCAAGCCTCGAGTCCTCTCGCAATCGTTCCTGCCGGGGCCCCGCTCTTGTTCGTGCGCGGCATTTCCAAGTCTTTTCCCGGCGTGCGTGCGCTCCAAGACGTAGATCTTGCTTTGCATCGCGGCGAAGTGCTGGCTGTGGTCGGCGAAAACGGAGCTGGCAAGAGCACTCTCATCAAGATCCTGGCGGGTGCGAACGCGCCCGATGCAGGTTCCATCCGCATCCACGGCGAAGAAGTTGAATTGGGCAGTCCCGTGGCGGCCCAAAGCCACGGCATCGCGGTGATTTATCAGGAGTTCAATCTCGTGCCTTCGTTGACCGTGCGGGAAAACATTTTCCTGGGCCGGGAACGAGCGAAGACAGGATTTGTCCGCGTTAGGGAAGAATCGCAGGCGGCCGGCGCCCTGTTCCAGCGGCTGGGCGTCGAGATTGACTCTGAGGCGGTATGCCGAAGTTTGACCGTGGCTCAACAGCAACTGGTCGAAATCGCGAAAGCCTTGTCTCAACAAGCGCGAATCATCGTCATGGATGAGCCGAGCGCGACCTTGACGCCCCAGGAAGTCGCCCGGCTTTTCTCGGTCATCCGCGACCTGCGATCTCAGGGCATCGGTGTGATTTATGTCAGCCATCGGTTGGAGGAGATTTTCCAGATCGCCGATCGTGTCCTGGTGCTGCGCGATGGCCGGCAGGTTGCCACGCGGCCGATTGCCGGAGTAAATCGGGAAACGTTGATCGAGTTGATGGTCGGGCGAAAACTCGAAAATGAATTTCCGAGAAGGCAGGTTTCCATCGGCGAGGAGCGGCTCGCCGTGGAAAACCTCAATCGCGGCCAAAAGGTTCGGGACGTTTCGTTCGCGGTCCGGCGCGGCGAAGTGCTGGGACTGACGGGATTGGTCGGGGCAGGCCGAACCGAGATGGCGCGCTTGATCTTCGGCGCGGACCGGCTGGAAAGCGGCGCCATCCGGCTGGATGGCCGGAGCTTGCGTCTCCGCAATCCCCGCGACGCGATTCGCGCCGGGATGGCCCTGCTGACCGAGGATCGCAAGGCGCAGGGTTTGGTGCTGGGCCGATCCGTTCGTGAAAATTTCGGGCTGCCAAATCTGCCGTTGCTCTCTCGGGTGGGCTTTGTTCGCCGCGTCCGCGAGCGCCACGCGCTGGCCCGGTACGTGGACAACTTGCGAATTCGTCTTGCGCATCCGGATCAGCCGGCGCGCCATCTTTCCGGAGGGAACCAACAGAAGGTCGTCCTGGCGAAATGGCTCGAACGGGATTGCCACGTCATTATCTTTGACGAGCCAACGCGCGGCATCGATGTGGGCGCCAAATATGAAGTGTATCTCCTGATCAATGAACTGGCGTCCCAGGGCAAAGCAATCTTGATGATCAGTTCCGAATTGCCGGAAGTCCTCGGCCTGAGCGACCGGATTCTCGTGATGCACGAGGGCCGCATTACGGGTGAGATCACGGACGTGGCGAGTGCGACTCAGGAGCAAATAATGAAACTTGCAGTCGGGTGAGGCAAAAGTAGGGCAGGCATCCTGCCTGCCTCGGCCTTTTCTGAAGATTACCGACGGAGGCAGGCTGGAGGCCTGCCCTACATTGTTGACCGAAGCTCGGCGTCGAACGGTCATCCGCCAAACAACCAGCGAAAGTTCTGAACACGCAAATAACAGACCGGGCCCGCGGATCCCGGGTAGCGCAGGCGCTCTCCGATCACGGCATGCTGGGCGTGTTGCTGCTGTTGTGCGCTTACTACAGTTGGGCCACTTACGAGGTGCAGCATCCCACGGGCGAATCGGGAGGCGAGCAACTGGCCGCGGAGATCCTGCAATCGCTTTCCGCGAACGGCCGGGTCTTGGTTGTCACTGGAGAAGGGAAAGAGGACACGGCCTTTGCGAGTGCCCTTGAAGCTCGGCTGCGCGCGAGTGGTATGGCGGACATTGAAACGGTGAGAGGCCAGCCGTCGGATGCCCGGCAAGCCCTGGAACGAATCGCCAATTCCGGAAGCCGCCTGGACGTGATCGCCTGCAATTCGTCCGCCGCCGCCTGGAGTGTGTTCGAGGATCTGGCCCAAAAATTTCCGCCGCTCGCTTCGGCGCGCCTGACCACGCCGCGGACGTATCGCTGGCCCAATTTTCTCAAGACCGACAATCTGCTGAACATCGCGAATCAAATCTCGGTCATCGCCATCATCGCCATTGGCATGACGATGGTGATCATCACCGGCGGGATCGACCTTTCGGTGGGCAGCCTCATCGCGCTCTCGGCCGTGGTCGCCACCTTGCTGATTCGAGATGTCGCGGGCGCCGAACACGCTTCGGCTGGCGCGATGGCGCTTTGCAGCGCCGCCGCGATTCTGCTTTGTGGAGCGGTCGGAAGCTTCACAGGTTTGATGATCACCGTATTTGGGATTCCGGCGTTTATCGTGACGCTGGGCATGATGCTGGTGGCGAGCGGGCTCGCGTACATTTTCGCGCAGGGGCAAT contains:
- a CDS encoding ABC transporter permease — encoded protein: MLGVLLLLCAYYSWATYEVQHPTGESGGEQLAAEILQSLSANGRVLVVTGEGKEDTAFASALEARLRASGMADIETVRGQPSDARQALERIANSGSRLDVIACNSSAAAWSVFEDLAQKFPPLASARLTTPRTYRWPNFLKTDNLLNIANQISVIAIIAIGMTMVIITGGIDLSVGSLIALSAVVATLLIRDVAGAEHASAGAMALCSAAAILLCGAVGSFTGLMITVFGIPAFIVTLGMMLVASGLAYIFAQGQSIYQVPEAFISLGRGADLGLPNAVLLMIVLYVLAHVLMTRMVLGRYIYAVGGNSEAARLSGVPIKSVLIFVYTLSGALAGLGGIVMASQLKSGSPTYGGMYELYVIAAVVVGGTSLSGGEGKVLGTLIGAFIIAVIQNGMNLTGVESYTQKVVLGLVILGAVLLDMLKSRGRGWNLFLRTRKGMQS
- a CDS encoding sugar ABC transporter ATP-binding protein; protein product: MRGISKSFPGVRALQDVDLALHRGEVLAVVGENGAGKSTLIKILAGANAPDAGSIRIHGEEVELGSPVAAQSHGIAVIYQEFNLVPSLTVRENIFLGRERAKTGFVRVREESQAAGALFQRLGVEIDSEAVCRSLTVAQQQLVEIAKALSQQARIIVMDEPSATLTPQEVARLFSVIRDLRSQGIGVIYVSHRLEEIFQIADRVLVLRDGRQVATRPIAGVNRETLIELMVGRKLENEFPRRQVSIGEERLAVENLNRGQKVRDVSFAVRRGEVLGLTGLVGAGRTEMARLIFGADRLESGAIRLDGRSLRLRNPRDAIRAGMALLTEDRKAQGLVLGRSVRENFGLPNLPLLSRVGFVRRVRERHALARYVDNLRIRLAHPDQPARHLSGGNQQKVVLAKWLERDCHVIIFDEPTRGIDVGAKYEVYLLINELASQGKAILMISSELPEVLGLSDRILVMHEGRITGEITDVASATQEQIMKLAVG